The Stutzerimonas stutzeri RCH2 genomic interval TTTCCGTTTCGATTGAGACAGGGAGTTGGCAATGGCCCCGATTGACATGTTCGCGATGCGCGAATGCTACAACCAGCAACAGATCATGTTGTGCTTCAACGGCCCCATCTCGCGCAGCCTGATCGAAGAGATAGGCAACGCGCTGCGCAATTACATGGCCGAAGAACAGGCCCACCCGTCATCGGCAATGGATGTGTTCGCCGTCTACATCGAGATGACGCAGAACATTCGCCATTACACCCGCGAGAAGAACTGGTCCGATCAGCAGGCAGGGGCCACGGTGGTGGTGTCGCGCGATGATCAGGGCCGCTATGTCGTCTCGGCCGGCAACCTGATCGAAACCGCCGACGGCCAATTGCTGCTCGGTGCAGTGGCCGAACTGGCGAAGAAGAACAAGGCGGAACTGAAGGCGCTGTACAAGGAACAATTGCGCCGGCCACGCGACGAACATGTGACCTCCGGCGCAGGGCTGGGCCTGATCGACATTGCGCGCAAATCCAGCGAGCCGCTCAAGGCCTCGTTGCAACCGGTTTCCGACGAACTTTCCTTCATCAGTCTGAGCGCCGTCATCTGACCTCCAAGAGCATCCACATGAACGATTTCTCCATCCCCGGCAGCCAATCCACCCCCGCCATTCATTCGGACTGGGAAAAAGGTGTCGTCTCGATGCAGGGCGATTCCTATCCGGAAAACTCTTACGAACTGTTCCATCAGGTCTATGACTGGATTGAGCGTTTCCTCGGCCAGGCCTCGCATCCGCTCGCCCTCGAACTGCGTCTGCTGTATCTCAACACCAGCAGCATCAAGGCGATGATGGACATCTTCGACCTGCTCGAAGCGGCCTATCAGGATGGCCGTCAGGTGGCCGTAAACTGGTACTACGACATCCGCAACGAGCGCGTGGTAGAGCTGGCCGAAGAGTTCAAGGAAGACTGCACTTTCCCCTTTTCCATCCTCAGTCACGACTGACAGAAGGTTGATATGCGTGGGCCATCGCCGCTAGAGCAAGAGGTTGCCGATCTCCTCGCCGATCCGCAGTTCGAGGGCCATCCGTTGAAGGAGGCCCTGAGCCAGCTGTGGGGAGCCCACCACGACCTGCTCGGACGCATCGAGCGAATCGCCCGCGTCTCTGACGGTTACCAGAGCATTGCCCGCGAGCGTGAAATGAGCCTGGCCGCACGCTTCGACAAGCAGTTGCGGCAGTTGGAGAAGGTCGCGCGCATCTCCGATCGCTATCAACTGATGATGCACGACCTGAATGCCTCCCTGCGCGAGGCCTCGACACTCGACTCGCTGACCGGCATCGCCAACCGTCGACTGCTGACCGAACGCCTGCGCGAGGAAAGCGAGCGCGCCAAACGCTATGCGCGCCCGCTGGCAGTGGTCATGTTGGATATCGACCGTTTCAAGCTGATCAACGATGAACACGGTCATGAGGTCGGTGATCGGGTATTGATCGAAGTGGTCCGCGTCATGGAAGCGGAGATTCGCGAACAGGATCTCTGCGGTCGCTGGGGCGGCGAAGAGTTTCTGATCCTCATGCCCGAATGCACCGCACCTACCGCTGGTGCGGTGATGGCCCGTATGGGAGAGAGCATCAGCGCACTCGGCGTGCGAGTGAACGACAGTCTGCTGGGCGTCACCGCGAGCATGGGCATTGCCGAGCTGCGCGCCGAGGAAACCTATTCGAGCACCATCAATCGGGCCGATTTCGCGCTGCTGCGCGCAAAACGTAGCGGGCGCAATCGCTGCGAGCTGGCCGACTGAGCAGGCGTAGCGCATCGATTTTTCTGCACAAAAACGACGCACGGTATGCGTCATTTTGGCGCGAAAGGCGGCACCTGACCGACCAGGCTCCGCCGAATACCCCGCGCTAGGCGACATCGCCGATCCTCCGCTGCTGCTCACAAGCGCGCACCATTGACATGCACCTCAGACCCATGTCGCACTTCCGCGGTGCGAAGCAGGTTTGCTACAGTCGCGCGCCAAAAATTATTAATGACTGCCACTGCGCGGTCGCCGAGGGCCTACTGATGATCGAAACCGTTGATGCCTTTCTCGCCCGCCTGAAGCAACGCGACCCACACCAACCCGAGTTCCACCAGGCCGTGGAAGAAGTGGTTCGCAGCCTCTGGCCATTTCTCGAAGCCCATCCGCACTACATGCAGGCCGGCATCATCGAACGCATGGTCGAACCGGAACGCGCCATCATTTTCCGGGTACCGTGGGTCGACGATCAGGGTCGCGTCCAGGTCAACCGCGGCTTCCGCATTCAGATGAACAGCGCAATCGGCCCCTACAAGGGCGGCCTGCGTTTCCACCCATCGGTGAACATCGGCGTGCTCAAGTTCCTGGCCTTCGAGCAGGTCTTCAAGAACTCGCTCACCTCGCTCCCCATGGGCGGCGGCAAGGGCGGTTCGGACTTCAATCCGAAGGGCAAGAGCGACAATGAAGTGATGCGCTTCTGCCAGTCGTTCATGAGCGAGCTGTACCGCCACATC includes:
- the siaB gene encoding biofilm regulation protein kinase SiaB; this translates as MAPIDMFAMRECYNQQQIMLCFNGPISRSLIEEIGNALRNYMAEEQAHPSSAMDVFAVYIEMTQNIRHYTREKNWSDQQAGATVVVSRDDQGRYVVSAGNLIETADGQLLLGAVAELAKKNKAELKALYKEQLRRPRDEHVTSGAGLGLIDIARKSSEPLKASLQPVSDELSFISLSAVI
- the siaD gene encoding biofilm regulation diguanylate cyclase SiaD, whose translation is MRGPSPLEQEVADLLADPQFEGHPLKEALSQLWGAHHDLLGRIERIARVSDGYQSIAREREMSLAARFDKQLRQLEKVARISDRYQLMMHDLNASLREASTLDSLTGIANRRLLTERLREESERAKRYARPLAVVMLDIDRFKLINDEHGHEVGDRVLIEVVRVMEAEIREQDLCGRWGGEEFLILMPECTAPTAGAVMARMGESISALGVRVNDSLLGVTASMGIAELRAEETYSSTINRADFALLRAKRSGRNRCELAD
- the siaC gene encoding biofilm regulation phosphoprotein SiaC: MNDFSIPGSQSTPAIHSDWEKGVVSMQGDSYPENSYELFHQVYDWIERFLGQASHPLALELRLLYLNTSSIKAMMDIFDLLEAAYQDGRQVAVNWYYDIRNERVVELAEEFKEDCTFPFSILSHD